The following proteins are encoded in a genomic region of Sebastes fasciatus isolate fSebFas1 chromosome 14, fSebFas1.pri, whole genome shotgun sequence:
- the ikzf2 gene encoding zinc finger protein Helios, whose amino-acid sequence MEAPDGYCASNGQCSPGKENSRMLADASTPNGQTVPQGPNSPSELKIKQEEEMAEEADNRSPALEETSQTGEEGVSLEESMSVSPSNVQDGLSDPNLAADAGSQQPHGDRPFQCNQCGVSFTQKGNLLRHIKLHTGEKPFKCPFCSYACRRRDALSGHLRTHAVGKPHKCNYCGRSYKQRTSLEEHKERCHSYLQSISLDPNANTGPYTVEVPKDPRPMAEPNTMATFDRPPVIERLHSNVGKRKSTTPQKFVGEKMRYSYPELGYEMGLKYEKQAEMMSAHMMDQAISNAITYLGSDTIRPMLHRPGPPLSMAGVMPMVNPLFHHVMPLGQRTDHPGNCDTLPPQPPQHHDAAIHPTTNGPTALTRHGKLRHPGQEESPNNSGMDSADSARSSPHETHGNHGSNTHPAIRFRASPAMVYPGERVTEASPRGGAGMGTGMARVATERPVSQEGVRVFGRDGREVRAFQCEHCQVLFLDHVMYTIHMGCHGYRDPLECNICGHRSKDSYEFSSHIVRGEHTFQ is encoded by the exons ATGGAGGCTCCCGATGGCTACTGTGCTA GTAACGGCCAATGCTCTCCCGGTAAGGAGAACTCGAGAATGTTGGCGGATGCGTCAACACCTAATGGACAGACGGTTCCTCAGGGTCCTAATTCCCCCAGTG aactgaaaattaaacaagagGAGGAAATGGCGGAGGAGGCTGACAACAGAAGCCCGGCACTTGAAGAAACAAGCCAAACAGGGGAGGAAGGAGTGTCATTGGAGGAATCCATGAGCGTCAGCCCCAGCAATGTACAGGATGGATTATCTGATCCAAACTTGGCAGCCGACGCAGGAAGTCAGCAACCACACG GTGACAGGCCGTTCCAGTGCAACCAGTGTGGCGTCTCATTCACCCAGAAGGGAAACCTGCTGCGACACATCAAGCTGCACACAGGCGAAAAACCCTTCAAATGCCCCTTCTGCAGCTACGCCTGCCGGCGGCGCGATGCCCTCAGCGGGCATTTGCGCACTCATGCTG TTGGCAAACCACACAAGTGTAACTACTGTGGGCGGAGCTACAAACAAAGAACGTCATTGGAGGAACATAAAGAACGCTGCCATAGTTACCTGCAGAGCATCAGCTTGGATCCGAACGCCAACACTGGCCCTTACACAG TTGAGGTCCCCAAAGACCCGAGGCCCATGGCAGAGCCCAACACCATGGCTACCTTTGATCGGCCGCCCGTCATTGAGAGGCTGCACAGCAACGTGGGCAAGAGGAAGAGCACCACACCTCAGAAATTTGTGG GTGAAAAGATGCGCTACAGCTACCCTGAACTAGGCTATGAGATGGGCCTTAAATATGAGAAGCAGGCTGAAATGATGTCAGCCCACATGATGGACCAGGCCATCAGCAACGCCATCACATACCTGGGATCAGACACTATTAGGCCCATGCTCCACCGTCCAGGTCCCCCTCTCTCTATGGCTGGCGTGATGCCCATGGTTAACCCCCTCTTCCACCACGTCATGCCATTGGGCCAACGAACAGATCATCCAGGAAACTGTGACACGCTGCCACCACAGCCGCCTCAGCATCATGATGCTGCCATCCATCCAACCACAAATGGCCCCACTGCTTTAACCAGGCATGGCAAGCTGCGCCATCCAGGGCAAGAAGAATCTCCCAACAATAGTGGAATGGATTCTGCTGACTCAGCTCGCAGCAGCCCTCACGAGACGCATGGCAACCACGGGAGCAACACCCATCCCGCCATCAGGTTTCGAGCCAGTCCGGCGATGGTCTATCCAGGCGAGCGGGTGACGGAAGCATCGCCCAGAGGCGGGGCAGGAATGGGGACCGGGATGGCGCGAGTGGCCACAGAGAGGCCCGTGAGCCAGGAAGGGGTGCGGGTGTTTGGACGAGACGGCCGGGAGGTACGGGCCTTCCAGTGCGAGCACTGTCAGGTGCTCTTCCTGGACCATGTCATGTACACCATCCACATGGGTTGCCACGGATACAGAGATCCATTGGAGTGCAACATCTGCGGTCACCGCAGCAAAGACAGCTACGAGTTTTCCTCTCACATAGTCCGTGGCGAACACACCTTCCAGTAA